The following coding sequences are from one Paenarthrobacter ureafaciens window:
- a CDS encoding acyltransferase family protein, producing MERARQSQPAQRDPAIDLVRFVCLLLVVVAHCMMVSPVLHRDGTVTTENTLMEQAWFTPVVWLLMIVPLFFVLGGVTGLQSWRRLKARGGTGFDFAQLRLLRLVRPAMALLALMWAGLWAALLLGVHPQVIQLMTTGAAMPLWFLAAFLTAQLSIPLLARLHDRHPLATFGALVALIIAVDSLRGAIPLLAFTNLIFVWCAVQQLGFFMVDGYFEHRSRPWLLGMAVFSNLLLGLATGVGLYPGNMVVNINPPNLCLLLLGVSQAATLQLLRPGVRWLGSVRWVQRVVAVAGRRSMTVYLWHLPLLVGMSALLLLTDFPKPSAGTAEWWWARIPVFCAVVGLLLPTVALLGRLEDRPTAASHARGPSRIAVVTAAVVVFVPVADAAFNGLTLALLGGGAACFALAVLLLGRVPTPVLPPAPVGASGERNHQLSALPEQGLRANLES from the coding sequence CTTGTGCGCTTTGTCTGCCTGCTCTTGGTGGTAGTGGCCCATTGCATGATGGTCAGCCCGGTACTGCACCGGGACGGAACAGTCACCACTGAGAACACCCTCATGGAGCAAGCGTGGTTCACGCCGGTGGTGTGGCTCCTGATGATTGTTCCTCTGTTCTTCGTCCTGGGCGGCGTCACCGGGCTGCAGTCATGGCGGCGCTTGAAAGCGCGGGGTGGCACAGGCTTTGACTTCGCACAGCTCCGGCTCCTGCGGTTGGTCCGGCCTGCCATGGCTTTGCTGGCCCTAATGTGGGCGGGGCTGTGGGCGGCACTGCTGCTGGGCGTCCATCCGCAAGTGATCCAGCTGATGACTACAGGCGCCGCAATGCCGCTCTGGTTCCTTGCGGCGTTCCTGACCGCGCAGCTCAGCATCCCCCTGCTGGCCCGTCTCCATGACCGGCACCCGCTGGCGACCTTCGGGGCGCTCGTTGCCCTGATCATCGCCGTCGATTCCTTGAGGGGCGCCATCCCCTTGCTGGCCTTCACCAACCTGATTTTTGTCTGGTGCGCGGTGCAGCAACTGGGCTTCTTCATGGTGGACGGCTATTTTGAGCATCGCAGCCGTCCGTGGTTGCTCGGGATGGCGGTCTTCAGCAACCTCCTGCTCGGGCTTGCCACCGGGGTGGGCCTCTATCCAGGCAATATGGTGGTGAACATCAACCCGCCCAACCTGTGCCTGCTGCTCCTGGGCGTATCCCAGGCGGCAACGCTTCAGCTGCTCCGGCCCGGTGTGCGCTGGCTCGGCTCCGTACGCTGGGTGCAGCGGGTCGTTGCTGTTGCCGGTCGCCGTTCCATGACGGTCTACCTGTGGCATCTTCCCCTCCTTGTGGGCATGTCCGCGCTCCTGTTGCTGACCGACTTTCCAAAGCCTTCAGCCGGCACTGCCGAATGGTGGTGGGCGCGGATCCCCGTGTTCTGCGCGGTCGTGGGCCTCTTGCTACCTACCGTCGCGCTTCTTGGACGCCTCGAGGACCGTCCGACGGCGGCCAGTCACGCCCGGGGCCCCTCCAGGATCGCAGTGGTAACTGCCGCCGTCGTCGTTTTTGTTCCCGTCGCTGACGCCGCGTTCAACGGCCTGACGCTGGCGCTGCTGGGTGGCGGAGCTGCCTGCTTCGCGCTCGCGGTCCTGCTGCTTGGCAGGGTCCCGACGCCGGTGCTGCCGCCGGCTCCGGTGGGAGCTTCCGGCG